The Halorussus salinus genome contains a region encoding:
- a CDS encoding ABC transporter permease, whose protein sequence is MDKDNVLRIAKWEITRNSGQFDRRTLAVGGILLLLLAILLPMVAGQGVTVDQGIYRVGVSEDSRYYDIASQDPTFTVVEPSAEKLQADAIDILIVSEKQVVISDTPKGRAALSEFRDTVKRYNDQQMRGEQDQAAAFPVQVSLEYAEQNPQTQIGDTQADRQTANPGTTASDSQQTNQDDSATQVRTKTTQVGSVSEGTASGTEGSPTTQSGITDGENAGAQSSNGSLPASDGGSSGGGSLFSDNGEAGTPSGITPPFPFESLVLAFAFILPMNFVIQAYASSIMDERINDRGELLLVSPVSPGDIIAGKTLPYLLGMVVIATVTAIGILVATPAGASGVIAGSAAVITAVLAVIPIALLYLGSAFVSAMFARSFKELTFVTVSLSVFLTSYAFIPAIFTNVHPIAAISPLTLVVHTLRETSVSLGDYAFSTLPLFLSSGVLFALGRGVYREEDMFTQRPVPLKFLDALNSQLTGPRSVAKLSALSIPFVFVGELLAVAILFALPIQLSLPVLLVVIAAIEELAKSAHIYAGFAHDRFDRSLRTVGLLGSLSGLGFFLGEKATAVAQLVGLPQLDLGRAAFGTATGLGVSQSPIVLLGLLFAPLGLHVVTATLTAYGARQTRYWYAGLLVCATLLHAAYNLVVVTQLGTI, encoded by the coding sequence ATGGATAAGGACAATGTGTTGCGGATTGCAAAGTGGGAGATAACACGGAACAGCGGGCAGTTTGATCGCCGGACGTTGGCGGTTGGTGGAATTCTCCTCCTGCTGTTAGCGATTTTATTGCCGATGGTTGCGGGGCAAGGAGTCACTGTCGATCAGGGAATATACCGTGTCGGCGTGTCTGAAGATAGCCGATACTACGACATCGCCTCACAGGACCCAACGTTCACAGTTGTCGAACCGAGTGCAGAGAAACTTCAAGCCGATGCGATTGATATCCTCATCGTCTCCGAAAAACAGGTGGTGATTAGTGATACGCCGAAAGGGAGGGCTGCACTATCCGAGTTCCGGGACACGGTCAAGCGGTATAACGACCAGCAAATGAGGGGTGAGCAGGATCAGGCTGCTGCGTTCCCAGTACAGGTCTCGCTTGAGTACGCTGAGCAGAATCCACAAACCCAGATAGGGGACACTCAAGCGGATAGACAAACAGCGAATCCAGGGACAACTGCCAGCGATAGCCAGCAGACGAACCAAGACGACTCAGCGACACAGGTTCGGACGAAGACGACACAGGTAGGAAGCGTCTCTGAGGGAACAGCGTCTGGGACCGAAGGGAGTCCAACGACTCAAAGCGGTATCACGGATGGGGAGAACGCTGGGGCTCAATCGTCGAATGGGTCGCTTCCTGCCTCGGATGGCGGTAGCAGTGGCGGTGGCTCGTTGTTCAGCGATAATGGCGAAGCGGGAACGCCATCCGGTATTACGCCACCGTTCCCATTCGAATCGTTGGTGCTCGCGTTTGCGTTCATCCTGCCGATGAACTTCGTGATTCAAGCGTACGCAAGCAGCATCATGGATGAACGCATCAATGACCGAGGTGAACTGCTACTGGTATCGCCAGTCTCACCCGGTGATATCATCGCTGGGAAGACGCTGCCGTACTTGCTCGGAATGGTGGTGATTGCGACAGTCACTGCGATTGGAATTCTCGTAGCGACGCCCGCCGGTGCGAGTGGAGTTATTGCTGGGTCTGCTGCGGTCATCACAGCAGTCTTGGCGGTGATTCCAATTGCACTCCTGTATCTCGGCAGTGCGTTCGTCAGCGCGATGTTCGCTCGCTCGTTCAAGGAACTCACCTTTGTCACGGTCTCGCTCTCCGTGTTCCTGACGTCGTATGCGTTCATCCCCGCGATCTTCACAAACGTCCATCCGATTGCCGCAATCTCACCGCTGACACTCGTCGTCCATACGCTCCGAGAAACCAGTGTTTCTCTCGGTGACTATGCCTTCTCGACGCTCCCATTATTCTTGAGTTCGGGCGTGCTGTTCGCACTCGGCCGTGGCGTCTACCGTGAAGAGGATATGTTCACTCAGCGTCCAGTCCCCCTGAAATTCCTTGACGCACTCAATAGTCAACTTACGGGGCCACGGAGTGTCGCAAAACTGAGCGCGCTTTCGATTCCGTTTGTCTTCGTCGGCGAACTACTCGCGGTCGCAATCTTATTCGCCCTGCCAATCCAGCTTTCACTGCCTGTTCTCTTGGTGGTCATCGCGGCAATCGAGGAACTGGCGAAAAGCGCACACATTTATGCTGGATTCGCTCACGACCGCTTCGATCGGTCGCTCCGGACAGTCGGCCTCCTCGGGAGTCTATCTGGACTCGGCTTTTTCCTCGGTGAAAAAGCGACCGCGGTCGCCCAACTAGTAGGACTACCGCAGCTTGATCTCGGTCGTGCTGCGTTCGGCACAGCGACCGGCCTTGGTGTGTCTCAATCACCGATTGTACTCCTCGGGCTTTTGTTCGCTCCTCTTGGCCTGCACGTGGTGACCGCGACGCTTACTGCCTACGGCGCACGCCAAACCCGCTATTGGTATGCGGGCCTGCTTGTGTGTGCGACACTCCTTCACGCGGCCTATAATCTCGTTGTTGTCACGCAGCTCGGCACGATTTGA
- a CDS encoding homing endonuclease associated repeat-containing protein has product MTRPISKTDLLAALKALAGELGRPPTRGEMEADGKYSATPYYREFGSWTAALKHAELKPKYRQKIPEEKLLTELQKLADELGHSPRKEEMATHGPFSPSTYRRRFGSWRAALEKAGLDEESQQSSQRIDRKELLRALHQLTRELGRPPTQSDMDTKGPYSSDVYHDRFGSWNEALSKANLKLN; this is encoded by the coding sequence ATGACCCGTCCGATCTCGAAAACAGATCTTCTAGCAGCTCTCAAAGCGCTGGCAGGGGAGCTTGGACGGCCACCGACACGTGGTGAGATGGAAGCCGATGGTAAGTATTCGGCGACACCATATTATCGTGAATTCGGATCTTGGACTGCCGCTCTCAAGCATGCAGAGCTAAAGCCAAAATATCGACAAAAAATACCCGAGGAGAAACTGCTGACCGAACTTCAGAAGTTGGCAGATGAGCTTGGTCACTCACCACGAAAAGAAGAAATGGCGACACACGGTCCATTTTCCCCGAGCACATATCGTCGGCGATTCGGCTCTTGGAGAGCAGCACTCGAAAAAGCGGGACTCGACGAAGAAAGCCAGCAATCGTCCCAGAGAATTGACCGCAAAGAACTGCTCCGAGCCCTTCATCAACTCACTCGTGAGCTCGGACGACCGCCAACGCAATCCGATATGGACACAAAAGGCCCCTACTCAAGTGATGTCTATCATGACCGCTTTGGATCGTGGAACGAAGCTCTCTCCAAAGCTAATCTCAAACTAAATTGA
- a CDS encoding rhomboid family protein: MEGPTQSNIPVVGLIGDLIGLLCIAGGLAGIHFGVPTHVRANYIFVHSEPSLITIWTSAFVHQSTSHLLGNLIGYAIAILPAWLLAVAQDNRRRFWMCVVGILLLFPIPLAIATDLGFTHLVAGITAQSSLGFSGLVGAFAGLLFGFLTWYFVTRHSGQPALIGTLLVVLSLLTVLIQYHRPSGLLWIKGLLGGSIALGCGVLFVDLRSRSEGEDSGIRSWLWNHGPAAGLILGGWVALAALTILLFPRPDSVAGVPNIIVHGVGLGGGYTFTLIVHGGVLLHTESIESIRRNTVGFSGENDGRKPGQVLRESVTIGLTQSIVPERLPQSRLPVETQQAFVRPVLRHYLQFDYDPAIGPLEVQMTLQPTPESEHNQSVSGTISLLSSEEDWQSVSIPIADTYLSTTFVPRSRVLNPKTEQKIANQGSFSMPTTPDGTIRTRPSGSPDHFDYQTYTWLRASDETEFETSSSPVQPREHRRLPSTEYVLTVQIQKPMVNQDYLQQFQLSLSDQPRVSSPQLWIPEWEKYQPLPILFRTIMSRYCRDI; the protein is encoded by the coding sequence ATGGAAGGGCCCACCCAAAGTAATATCCCCGTAGTTGGCCTGATTGGTGATCTTATCGGTCTCCTCTGTATTGCTGGTGGACTAGCCGGAATTCATTTTGGGGTGCCTACGCACGTGCGCGCGAACTACATATTTGTTCACTCTGAGCCTTCTCTCATCACGATATGGACCTCAGCATTTGTTCATCAATCGACTTCACATCTGTTGGGAAACCTCATTGGGTACGCGATAGCCATTCTCCCCGCATGGCTTCTTGCGGTAGCCCAGGATAATCGCCGACGCTTCTGGATGTGTGTCGTTGGTATCCTACTATTGTTCCCGATTCCGCTTGCGATTGCGACTGATCTTGGGTTCACTCATTTAGTTGCCGGAATCACAGCACAGAGCTCGCTCGGATTTTCCGGCCTTGTCGGCGCATTTGCAGGCCTCTTATTCGGATTTCTCACTTGGTATTTTGTCACCCGACACAGTGGCCAACCAGCACTAATTGGAACTTTGCTTGTTGTGTTGTCACTGTTGACGGTTCTCATTCAGTATCATCGCCCATCAGGACTCCTTTGGATAAAGGGCTTACTTGGCGGGAGTATCGCACTCGGTTGTGGAGTGCTCTTCGTCGATTTACGTAGTCGAAGCGAAGGTGAAGACTCTGGTATTCGGAGTTGGCTGTGGAACCATGGTCCTGCAGCCGGTCTCATCCTCGGGGGTTGGGTCGCGCTCGCTGCACTCACAATTTTGCTGTTCCCTCGTCCGGACTCTGTCGCAGGTGTTCCTAATATCATCGTCCATGGTGTCGGTCTTGGTGGCGGCTACACATTCACGCTCATCGTGCACGGTGGCGTTCTTCTCCATACGGAGTCGATAGAGAGCATCCGACGGAACACGGTCGGTTTCTCGGGAGAAAACGACGGTCGGAAACCCGGTCAGGTGCTTCGTGAGTCCGTCACAATTGGACTTACCCAGTCCATTGTTCCCGAACGACTGCCTCAGTCTCGGCTTCCTGTTGAAACACAACAGGCGTTCGTCCGACCTGTCTTGAGACATTACCTCCAGTTCGATTACGACCCAGCGATTGGTCCACTGGAAGTCCAGATGACGTTACAGCCAACACCAGAATCAGAACATAACCAATCGGTTTCAGGGACGATTTCTTTGCTTAGCTCTGAGGAAGATTGGCAATCTGTCTCGATTCCAATTGCCGACACGTATCTTAGCACTACTTTCGTTCCGCGGTCTCGAGTACTGAACCCTAAGACCGAACAGAAAATCGCAAACCAGGGTTCGTTCTCCATGCCCACAACTCCTGATGGAACAATTCGAACTCGACCATCTGGCAGTCCTGATCATTTCGACTATCAAACCTACACATGGCTACGTGCCAGCGATGAAACCGAATTTGAGACTTCGTCTTCGCCAGTACAGCCACGAGAACACCGTCGATTACCATCGACAGAGTATGTGCTTACAGTTCAAATACAGAAACCGATGGTGAACCAAGACTACCTACAGCAATTCCAACTTAGTCTCTCTGATCAGCCGCGTGTATCCTCACCTCAACTCTGGATTCCAGAATGGGAGAAATATCAACCACTACCAATACTCTTCAGGACTATCATGAGTCGGTACTGTAGAGATATTTAG
- a CDS encoding homing endonuclease associated repeat-containing protein, which yields MPHLSDEELIEELGVLAWRLQRLPRAKDMQTIGRYSAETYMNRFGSWVAALEAAGVADRREPNLSQPRLQRHLQDLGDELSRTPTRADLKEEGELSPWVFVDNFKSWRAALERAGFNIVPRTSPAEATVTHNRLRTFLVNIADEIGRTPSEDELDRYGDFASEIYCSAFGSWDDALQLAGLTEHSMHGAPTYSTNELLTHLRELATDLGETPTTREMNTIGKHGADTYRKRFGSWNDALEKAGLTSTRASSLPPADALLTELRQLKAELGRPPTPAEMRQQGKLNPELYLIKFGSWTHAVREAGYNSDDAWKR from the coding sequence ATGCCGCATTTGTCGGATGAGGAGTTGATTGAAGAATTAGGGGTGCTTGCGTGGCGGTTGCAGCGGCTTCCACGAGCAAAGGATATGCAGACTATTGGGCGGTATTCCGCTGAGACATACATGAATCGGTTTGGTTCGTGGGTAGCGGCACTTGAGGCTGCAGGGGTCGCTGACCGTAGGGAACCGAATCTCTCTCAGCCACGTCTGCAACGCCATCTCCAAGACTTGGGTGACGAACTTAGTCGGACGCCGACTCGTGCTGACCTCAAAGAGGAGGGCGAACTCTCTCCATGGGTGTTTGTTGATAATTTCAAATCGTGGCGGGCAGCGCTCGAACGCGCCGGTTTCAATATTGTGCCGCGGACGTCGCCTGCAGAAGCAACAGTGACACACAATCGACTCCGAACATTCCTCGTCAACATCGCTGATGAAATCGGCCGCACACCATCAGAGGATGAACTCGATCGATATGGGGACTTTGCAAGCGAGATTTATTGTTCGGCATTCGGGTCATGGGATGACGCCCTGCAACTCGCAGGTCTCACAGAACACTCTATGCATGGTGCGCCGACCTACTCAACCAATGAGTTACTCACTCATCTCCGTGAGTTAGCAACAGATCTCGGGGAAACACCGACTACCCGTGAAATGAATACAATCGGAAAGCACGGAGCAGATACGTATCGCAAGCGGTTTGGCAGCTGGAATGACGCACTCGAAAAAGCAGGGCTCACATCGACGAGAGCGTCGTCACTCCCTCCGGCAGATGCCTTACTTACGGAGCTTCGACAACTCAAGGCGGAACTTGGGCGGCCACCAACTCCCGCAGAGATGCGTCAGCAAGGCAAACTCAACCCTGAATTATACCTTATTAAGTTCGGTTCGTGGACTCATGCTGTCAGGGAAGCAGGATACAATTCGGATGATGCATGGAAGCGGTAG
- a CDS encoding dockerin type I domain-containing protein codes for MTQADGIMVTGVTALTVALLVAVAAFAPVAAVPQPDDSIGLQQSVAGDATVIPGDTVTLETTVNATGYNAPGVDVALPDGWTIQSQSTNGPFTYKASTTEWVGLSGGEYTITYTVAVPNDVTAGDYTISVDGSAIDPDTDEFVTQSDGSTITVQDDSTTTVEPPTTTTEEPPTTTTTEPTTTVPGEMSVSQSADGPVAPGGTVTMTAQVDTTGLDAPALDVNLPDGWSVQSQTADGPASYKPSTNEWIWAAGDVDQVYTVEYVVAVPDDASEGDYTITADASALDADDNQVTDSAVTSVTVAGDGGGEQPTGPTSEVNLSPASELTGLDQTTTFDVVVTDVDGGIGVYDLTVSLDDTNVGTITDATVVNSGSSALSDVQVADDGASATLEVVLADTADTGAVTVAIVTVETANEGTTDLNLDVAELGTEGGSAYEVTATDGATLEVSQLVVGDSANPAADGDGDGLYEDINGDGSVTMNDLQTLWSARNSVTIANNPEAFDFNGDGQFTILDIQALYSQELSA; via the coding sequence ATGACGCAGGCTGACGGCATCATGGTTACGGGGGTAACTGCACTCACCGTCGCCCTGCTCGTCGCTGTCGCCGCTTTCGCACCCGTCGCCGCGGTACCACAACCTGACGACAGTATCGGCCTCCAACAGTCTGTCGCTGGTGACGCGACAGTCATACCTGGTGACACCGTCACGCTCGAAACCACGGTCAACGCGACGGGGTACAATGCGCCCGGCGTTGATGTGGCGCTCCCTGATGGCTGGACTATCCAGAGTCAGTCGACCAACGGGCCGTTCACCTACAAGGCGAGCACCACTGAGTGGGTTGGGCTCTCCGGCGGCGAGTACACCATCACCTACACTGTCGCTGTTCCCAATGATGTCACCGCTGGCGACTACACCATTAGCGTCGACGGGTCGGCCATCGACCCTGACACTGACGAGTTCGTCACCCAGAGCGACGGTTCCACGATAACTGTCCAAGACGACTCTACCACAACCGTCGAACCGCCGACCACCACGACGGAGGAGCCACCGACCACCACGACCACCGAACCGACGACGACCGTACCGGGCGAGATGTCGGTGAGTCAGTCGGCTGACGGCCCCGTCGCGCCTGGCGGGACGGTCACGATGACCGCGCAAGTGGACACCACTGGTCTTGACGCGCCTGCGCTTGACGTCAACCTGCCCGACGGCTGGAGTGTTCAGAGCCAGACCGCTGACGGGCCCGCGAGCTACAAGCCCAGCACCAACGAGTGGATATGGGCCGCTGGCGACGTTGACCAGGTCTACACTGTCGAATACGTCGTTGCGGTTCCTGATGACGCCAGCGAAGGCGATTACACGATTACGGCCGATGCCTCCGCGTTGGACGCCGACGACAATCAAGTGACAGACTCAGCCGTGACGAGCGTCACAGTTGCTGGCGACGGTGGCGGCGAGCAGCCAACCGGGCCAACGAGTGAGGTAAACCTCTCGCCAGCCAGCGAGCTGACAGGCCTCGACCAGACGACTACATTCGACGTCGTCGTGACGGACGTCGACGGCGGAATAGGCGTCTATGATCTCACTGTTTCGCTTGACGACACCAATGTCGGGACGATCACCGATGCGACTGTGGTAAACAGCGGTTCGTCCGCGCTAAGCGACGTTCAAGTCGCGGATGACGGCGCGTCAGCGACGCTCGAAGTCGTGCTTGCCGACACCGCCGACACTGGGGCAGTGACAGTCGCAATTGTTACTGTCGAGACCGCTAACGAGGGCACGACCGATCTAAACCTCGACGTTGCGGAACTCGGCACCGAAGGCGGCTCGGCATACGAAGTGACTGCGACCGACGGCGCGACGCTTGAGGTTTCGCAACTCGTGGTTGGTGACTCGGCGAACCCCGCGGCCGATGGTGATGGCGACGGACTCTACGAGGACATCAACGGCGACGGGAGTGTCACAATGAACGACCTGCAGACGCTGTGGAGTGCCCGGAACAGCGTGACGATCGCGAACAACCCTGAGGCCTTCGACTTCAACGGCGACGGCCAGTTCACGATTCTCGACATCCAGGCACTCTACAGCCAGGAGCTATCGGCCTGA